In Deltaproteobacteria bacterium HGW-Deltaproteobacteria-2, the following are encoded in one genomic region:
- a CDS encoding benzylsuccinate synthase — translation MPLCKECKKFFPVKGEPKNGDCVARVVDPRQAYYKANPVVADKDASSCSSFEKR, via the coding sequence ATGCCGTTATGCAAGGAGTGTAAGAAATTCTTTCCCGTAAAGGGAGAACCTAAAAATGGAGATTGTGTTGCAAGAGTGGTTGATCCAAGGCAGGCCTACTACAAAGCAAATCCCGTAGTTGCGGATAAGGATGCAAGTTCGTGTTCTTCGTTTGAGAAGCGGTAA